Proteins found in one Cyprinus carpio isolate SPL01 chromosome B10, ASM1834038v1, whole genome shotgun sequence genomic segment:
- the hint1 gene encoding histidine triad nucleotide-binding protein 1, giving the protein MADEVAQAQSAQPGGDTIFGKIIRKEIPANIIYEDDQCIAFHDVAPQAPTHFLVVPRKPITQTTKPQNNQKHISIIDTLLGHLMIVAKKCAEEVGLPRGYRLVLNEGPDGGQSVYHVHIHVLGGRQLGWPPG; this is encoded by the exons ATGGCGGATGAGGTGGCGCAAGCTCAGAGCGCGCAACCGGGAGGAGACACGATCTTCGGCAAAATCATCCGCAAAGAGATTCCTGCCAACATTATCTATGAAGATGATCAG tgtaTTGCCTTCCATGATGTGGCCCCTCAGGCTCCCACTCACTTCTTGGTGGTCCCCAGAAAGCCCATCACTCaaaccacaaaaccacaaaataatcaaaaacacatCAGTATTATTGATACT CTGCTTGGACACCTGATGATCGTTGCTAAGAAGTGTGCCGAGGAGGTGGGATTGCCCCGAGGATATCGACTGGTGCTCAATGAGGGTCCTGACGGGGGTCAGTCCGTTTACCACGTTCACATCCATGTGCTGGGGGGTCGTCAGCTGGGATGGCCTCCTGGCTAA